A window of Ammospiza nelsoni isolate bAmmNel1 chromosome 19, bAmmNel1.pri, whole genome shotgun sequence contains these coding sequences:
- the CDK3 gene encoding cyclin-dependent kinase 3, with protein sequence MEAIQASFQKVEKIGEGTYGVVYKARNKRTGQLVALKKIRLDAESEGVPSTAIREISLLKELKHPNIVRLLDVIHSQKKLYMVFEYLNQDLKKYMDSCQAGELPLSLVKNYLFQLLQGVSFCHSHRVIHRDLKPQNLLINEAGAIKLADFGLARAFGVPLRTYTHEVVTLWYRAPEILLGCRYYSTPVDIWSIGCIFAEMMTRKALFPGDSEIDQLFQIFRTLGTPTEVTWPGVTQLPDYKGSFPRWPRKEMKDIVPNLDRDGRDLLTQLLLYDPSKRISAKAALSHQYFLCRNSGSPEQRPVLRRDCR encoded by the exons ATGGAGGCCATCCAGGCGTCATTCCAGAAAGTGGAGAAGATTGGGGAGGGCACCTATGGCGTGGTGTACAAGGCTCGCAACAAGCGCACGGGGCAGCTGGTGGCCCTCAAGAAGATCCGCCTGGACGC GGAGTCAGagggtgtccccagcactgcaatCCGAGAAATCTcactgctgaaggagctgaagcaCCCGAACATAGTCAG GCTCCTGGATGTCATACACAGCCAGAAGAAGCTCTATATGGTGTTTGAATATCTGAATCAGGACCTGAAGAAGTACATGGACTCATGCCAAGCTGGAGAGCTTCCTTTAAGCTTGGTCAAG AACTaccttttccagctgctgcagggtgtgAGCTTCTGCCACTCGCACAGGGTCATCCACAGGGACTTGAAGCCACAGAACTTGCTCATTAACGAAGCAGGAGCAATCAAGCTGGCTGATTTTGGACTGGCAAGAGCTTTCGGGGTCCCCCTACGCACGTACACTCATGAG GTGGTGACTCTGTGGTACCGAGCCCCTGAGATACTGCTGGGATGCAGATACTACTCAACCCCTGTGGATATCTGGAGCATTGGCTGCATCTTTGCAGAAATG atGACCAGGAAGGCCCTGTTTCCAGGGGACTCTGAGATCGATCAGCTCTTCCAGATCTTCCGCACCCTGGGCACTCCCACCGAGGTGACCTGGCCTGGTGTCACCCAGCTCCCTGACTACAAGGGCAGCTTCCCCCGGTGGCCAAGGAAGGAGATGAAGGACATCGTTCCAAACTTAGATCGAGATGGGAGAGACTTACTGACG CAGTTGCTCCTGTATGATCCCAGCAAGCGCATCTCGGCCAAAGCAGCCCTCAGCCACCAGTACTTCCTCTGCAGAAACTCTGGGAGCCCTGAGCAGCGACCTGTGCTGCGGAGAGACTGCAGATGA
- the TEN1 gene encoding CST complex subunit TEN1 has translation MLPSAGVYYFPWEINSSVPEGQTLRTFGRLCCYDLARSEAILTTQHNSAQYQVCVDTEFVEPFQAQVGSSYMVLGEAEHREETSSPVVKARILTCVEGMNVALLEQAIQEQRKYFKERQEQMESSTS, from the exons ATGCTGCCAAGTGCTGGTGTCTATTACTTCCCGTGGGAGATCAACAGCTCAGTCCCcgaggggcagacactgaggACATTTGGCAG GTTATGCTGCTATGACCTGGCCCGGTCTGAAGCCATTCTCACCACGCAGCACAACTCGGCTCAGTACCAGGTCTGTGTTGACACCGAGTTTGTGGAGCCATTCCAAGCACAAGTGGGATCTTCCTACATGGTCCTGGGAGAGGCTGAACACAGGGAAG aAACTTCCAGTCCTGTGGTAAAAGCACGAATATTGACCTGCGTGGAAGGGATGAACGTGGCCCTGCTGGAACAAGCCATACAGGAGCAGAGGAAGTACTTcaaagagaggcaggagcagatggAAAGCAGCACATCCTGA